From Nitrosopumilus sp., the proteins below share one genomic window:
- a CDS encoding DegT/DnrJ/EryC1/StrS aminotransferase family protein: MKKIKLFDPVINADEQTAVSRVLKSRFWASGSGQGNVNLFEKKFSEYVGSKRCVAVNSGTSALHLALSLYDVKGKEIIVPSMSFVSTAHAALYNQAKPVFVDIDPTTLCLDPKKVRAKITKKTGAILTVHFGGMPSNILELSKICKENKIPLIEDAAHATGSSFNGKMIGSHGDAVCFSFHPVKNLAMPNGGSICLNNKSSTIHNKQKLESLRWCGISNRKGTNYDVSHLGWNFYMNEFSAAIGIEQLKKLATSISKKKKLAKKYSKQINTEQKMPFDNSCSYHLFWIQVNNRNKFIEKMNRSGIEVGTHYNPIHKMSLYAKKSSNLPITENIGKKIVSIPIHPNLSDSDVDYIISKINKFI; encoded by the coding sequence TTGAAAAAAATCAAACTATTTGATCCGGTCATAAATGCTGATGAACAAACAGCTGTTTCAAGAGTATTAAAAAGCCGGTTTTGGGCATCAGGCAGTGGACAAGGAAATGTAAATCTTTTTGAGAAAAAATTTTCTGAATATGTTGGCAGTAAAAGATGTGTTGCTGTAAACAGTGGTACTTCAGCATTACATTTGGCACTTTCACTCTATGATGTTAAAGGAAAAGAAATTATTGTACCATCTATGTCTTTTGTATCTACTGCTCATGCAGCTCTGTATAATCAGGCAAAGCCTGTGTTTGTAGATATAGATCCCACTACTTTATGCTTAGATCCAAAAAAAGTTAGAGCAAAAATCACAAAGAAAACAGGCGCAATTTTAACCGTTCATTTCGGAGGGATGCCTTCAAATATTTTAGAACTATCAAAAATTTGTAAAGAAAATAAAATTCCGTTGATTGAAGATGCTGCACATGCAACTGGCAGTTCATTTAATGGAAAGATGATCGGTTCGCATGGAGATGCAGTATGCTTTAGTTTTCATCCTGTGAAAAACTTGGCCATGCCAAACGGGGGATCTATTTGCCTTAATAACAAATCATCTACAATTCACAATAAACAAAAACTTGAGTCATTACGATGGTGTGGAATATCAAATAGAAAGGGAACAAATTATGATGTTTCTCATCTTGGTTGGAATTTTTATATGAATGAATTTTCTGCCGCAATAGGAATAGAACAATTAAAAAAACTTGCAACTTCAATTTCCAAAAAGAAAAAACTTGCAAAGAAATATTCTAAACAAATTAACACTGAACAAAAAATGCCTTTTGATAATTCATGTTCTTATCATTTATTTTGGATTCAGGTTAATAATAGAAACAAATTCATAGAAAAAATGAATAGATCTGGAATTGAAGTAGGAACTCACTACAACCCGATTCATAAAATGTCTCTTTACGCTAAAAAATCATCAAACTTGCCAATAACCGAAAATATTGGCAAAAAAATTGTTTCTATTCCCATACATCCAAACCTGTCTGATTCTGATGTAGATTACATTATCTCAAAAATAAATAAATTCATTTGA
- a CDS encoding glycosyltransferase family protein encodes MAVEIGCIIQARMGSTRLPGKVMQNVTEKKPLIHFLLDQLKGSSQIEKIVVATTTLPEDNIIFDYIENLGVDCFRGNPFDVLNRYYECAKKFSFSNIVRITSDNPLIDPKIVDSVITKFKTGSFDYVANCIERTFPYGTETEVFSFRALESASKNAHSDNDKEHVTPYFRNNQKFRTFDLKYFKDISKLRWTVDTKSDLEFVKKIISKIHTRPILLDDILNLLQNDSELLKINSSKL; translated from the coding sequence ATGGCCGTAGAAATTGGATGTATTATTCAGGCTAGAATGGGTTCCACACGATTGCCTGGAAAAGTAATGCAGAATGTAACTGAAAAAAAACCCCTAATTCATTTTCTATTAGATCAGTTAAAAGGTTCTAGCCAGATAGAAAAAATAGTTGTTGCTACAACAACCTTGCCTGAAGACAATATAATTTTTGATTACATTGAAAATCTTGGGGTTGATTGTTTTAGAGGAAATCCATTTGATGTATTGAATCGATATTATGAATGTGCAAAAAAATTTTCATTTTCTAATATTGTACGTATTACCTCTGATAATCCTCTGATAGATCCAAAGATCGTTGACAGTGTAATTACAAAATTTAAAACAGGATCTTTTGATTATGTAGCTAATTGTATTGAACGGACTTTTCCATATGGAACTGAAACTGAAGTTTTTTCATTTCGTGCATTAGAATCAGCTTCAAAAAATGCTCATTCTGATAATGACAAAGAACATGTCACCCCATATTTCAGGAATAATCAAAAATTCCGAACATTTGATCTAAAATATTTTAAAGATATTTCCAAGTTAAGATGGACTGTTGATACAAAGTCAGATCTTGAGTTTGTAAAAAAAATCATCTCAAAAATACATACAAGACCAATTCTTTTAGATGATATTCTGAATTTGCTCCAAAATGATTCTGAATTATTAAAAATTAATTCGTCAAAACTATAA
- a CDS encoding SDR family NAD(P)-dependent oxidoreductase, which yields MFDGKKILITGGTGSLGQALTAKLLETNVNTIRIFSRDESKQVQMQSGIQDKRLRFLIGDIRDFHRLSRALEGIDIVIHAAALKHVPVAEYNPFEAVKTNVDGTQNLIEACLDNNVKMALAIGTDKAVSPFNTYGATKFLMERLFVSANYYKGNRDIKFLCVRYGNVLGSSNSIVPIIRKQIVEKKKITITDPSMTRFTITMNEALELIMRALKNGKGGEIFVPKLKAYRLNDMKDAIIELTNCKNQVEEMSVRPGEKFHEILINREEFRNTYENEQDFIIHEKQTGGEIKINGTPVDKDKWKMDYSSENAELLSKKELKEILIREKFF from the coding sequence ATGTTTGATGGGAAAAAAATCCTTATTACAGGTGGAACAGGTTCCCTAGGACAAGCCCTCACAGCGAAATTGTTAGAAACGAATGTAAACACAATCAGAATTTTCAGTAGGGATGAGTCAAAGCAAGTTCAGATGCAATCAGGAATACAAGACAAAAGACTAAGATTTTTGATTGGAGATATTCGTGATTTTCATAGACTTTCACGTGCGCTCGAAGGAATTGATATAGTAATTCATGCAGCTGCCTTAAAACATGTACCAGTAGCAGAATACAATCCATTTGAAGCGGTTAAAACAAATGTTGATGGTACACAAAATTTGATAGAAGCTTGCCTAGATAACAATGTAAAAATGGCTTTAGCTATTGGAACAGATAAAGCTGTTTCACCTTTTAACACATATGGTGCAACAAAATTTTTGATGGAAAGATTATTTGTTTCAGCAAATTATTACAAAGGGAATCGCGACATAAAATTTTTGTGTGTTAGATATGGTAATGTTTTGGGAAGTAGTAATTCGATTGTACCAATAATAAGAAAGCAGATAGTTGAAAAGAAAAAAATTACTATAACGGATCCTTCAATGACTAGATTTACTATTACAATGAATGAAGCTTTGGAATTAATTATGAGAGCATTGAAAAATGGTAAGGGCGGAGAGATATTTGTACCAAAACTTAAGGCTTACAGATTAAACGATATGAAAGATGCAATTATAGAATTAACAAATTGTAAGAACCAAGTGGAAGAGATGTCTGTTCGTCCAGGTGAAAAGTTTCATGAAATTTTAATCAACAGAGAAGAATTCAGAAATACCTATGAAAACGAACAGGATTTTATAATACATGAGAAGCAAACGGGGGGAGAAATAAAAATTAACGGAACTCCAGTGGACAAGGACAAATGGAAAATGGATTATTCTTCAGAGAATGCAGAATTATTATCTAAGAAAGAATTAAAAGAAATACTGATTAGAGAGAAATTTTTCTGA